One Gossypium hirsutum isolate 1008001.06 chromosome A11, Gossypium_hirsutum_v2.1, whole genome shotgun sequence genomic window carries:
- the LOC107912765 gene encoding DNA ligase 6 isoform X1: MLPMSSQGTATATKTLALDSTQLYLTAIDSSDSTLSFPSIPSSFPPSKLIPNTRFLVDSFRHSTTTTFSAAYFLSHFHSDHYSGLSPSWSKGIIFCSHLTSLLLIQTLKIPPHFVFPLPLNDPVVVDGCEVILVDANHCPGAVQFLFKVPTKNGSFERYVHTGDCRYCNSMKLNSYLNDFVGCDAIFLDTTYCNPKFVFPSQEESVDYVVSVVDRIGKEFKEKKVLFLVATYVVGKEKILVEVARRCKRKIFVDGRKMEILNVLGYGGDKVFTVDESESNVHVVGWNVLGETWPYFRPNFVRMKEIMEEKGYEKIVGFVPTGWTYEIKRNKFVVRSKDSIEIHLVPYSEHSNYDELREYVKFLKPKKVIPTVGMDIEKLDSKHADKLRRHFAGLVDEMANKKDFLMGFHRGNYGGVEKVEMDASPDLNEDKDMERKQNILEMKSVESKNADITLNDSSPVQKPDLQDSAIPNEEERERIIEELGDSLPRWVTRDQKLNLISSSRWNVVEAVSNFYEHENELYEQISAFRTSDSASAAQAGSSDNSVSSLNSGPFRSSRHEGLISHLSQASKPSNFKLSVRSNISPGKRKKSTENKSNKKVKSNSKLESSGSKQPMITSFFGKVLVDDSKGGGTGLKIEECPKDEITLPGDLTKSYTEKIDQFIQIINGNESSRNYVATLLEKTQGDINRALDTYYGNPEVNHDGNTENMVFSSKSAQVWSCSNDCPVSKNENALEESRSTPDSSLQGQPVENVDVTLVSLPPDKYKPIEHACWRSDQPAPYVHLARTFDLVGSQRGKIKATSMLCNMFRSLLALSPEDVLPAVYLCTNKIAADHENIELNIGGSLVTSALEEACGTNRSKIRDMYNDMGDLGDVAQACRQTQTLLAPPRPLLIRDVYSVLRKISVQTGSGSTMRKKNLIVNLIRSCREKEMKFLVRTLVRNLRIGAMMKTVLPALAQAVVMNSSRALCHEGTADCLKEKLQELSTAVTEAYNVLPNLDLLVPSLMKEGIAFSSSTLSMVPGIPIKPMLAKITNGVPEVLKLFQNKAFTCEYKYDGQRVQIHKLANGAVRVFSRNGDETTLRFPDLINTIKESAKPAAQTFILDAEVVAIDRKNGQKLMSFQELSSRERGSKDSLITVDKIKVNICVFVFDIMFANGQQLLGVPLRQRRKCLKDLFHDEKLGYFEYAKEIIVEADDACLTSEATFTQISSFLEDALQFSCEGIMVKALDIDAGYLLSKRSDTWLKVKRDYVEGLSDSLDLVPIGAWHGNGRKAGWYSPFLMACYNPDTEDFQSVCRVMSGFSDSFYKEMKEFYAGDRILAKKPAYYQTAEVPDMWFSPELIWEIRGADFTVSPVHQAAIGLVHPSRGISIRFPRFIRLVTDRNPEECSTAADVAEMFHSQTRKMDVTAQR, from the exons ATGCTGCCAATGTCATCTCAAGGGACGGCCACCGCCACCAAAACACTTGCGTTAGACTCCACCCAACTTTATCTCACTGCCATAGACTCCTCCGATTCCACCCTTTCTTTTCCCTCTATTCCCTCCTCTTTCCCTCCCTCTAAACTCATACCCAATACCCGATTCCTTGTCGACTCCTTCCGCcactccaccaccaccaccttctCCGCCGCCTACTTCCTCTCCCACTTCCACTCCGACCACTACTCCGGCCTCTCCCCTTCCTGGTCCAAAGGCATCATCTTTTGTTCCCACCTCACTTCCCTCCTCCTCATCCAAACCCTTAAAATCCCGCCTCATTTCGTCTTCCCTTTACCTCTAAACGACCCCGTTGTGGTAGATGGCTGCGAGGTCATTCTCGTTGACGCCAATCATTGCCCCGGTGCTGTCCAATTCCTATTCAAAGTTCCCACAAAAAACGGGAGCTTTGAAAGGTATGTTCACACGGGTGATTGTCGTTATTGTAATTCGATGAAGTTGAATAGTTATTTGAATGACTTTGTTGGTTGTGATGCGATTTTTTTAGATACTACTTATTGTAATCCAAAATTCGTATTTCCTTCTCAAGAAGAATCGGTTGATTATGTAGTTAGTGTGGTAGATAGGATAGGAAaggaatttaaagaaaaaaaggttTTGTTTCTTGTTGCCACTTATGTTGTTGGAAAAGAGAAGATTTTGGTTGAGGTCGCGAGGCGATGTAAGAGGAAGATATTTGTTGATGGGAGGAAAATGGAGATTTTAAATGTTTTGGGGTATGGGGGTGATAAAGTTTTCACGGTAGATGAGAGTGAGAGTAATGTTCATGTCGTTGGTTGGAATGTATTAGGCGAGACGTGGCCGTATTTTCGGCCGAATTTTGTGAGAATGAAAGAGATTATGGAGGAAAAAGGGTATGAGAAGATTGTTGGCTTTGTGCCGACTGGGTGGACTTATGAAATTAAACGGAATAAATTTGTAGTGAGGTCAAAAGATTCAATCGAGATACATCTAGTCCCTTACAGTGAGCATTCTAATTATGATGAGCTTAGAGAATATGTGAAGTTTTTGAAACCAAAGAAGGTTATTCCTACTGTTGGCATGGACATTGAGAAGCTTGACAGTAAGCATGCTGATAAGCTGAGAAGGCACTTTGCTGGTCTGGTTGATGAAATGGCAAATAAAAAGGACTTCCTGATGGGTTTTCATCGCGGCAACTATGGGGGTGTAGAAAAAGTTGAAATGGATGCTAGTCCTGACTTGAATGAGGACAAGGACATGGAGAGAAAGCAAAATATATTGGAAATGAAATCTGTTGAGAGTAAAAATGCAGATATTACTTTGAATGATTCATCTCCTGTGCAGAAACCTGATTTACAAGATTCAGCTATACCGAATGAGGAGGAAAGAGAGAGAATCATTGAGGAATTAGGTGACTCTTTGCCCAGATGGGTGACCAGGGACCAGAAATTAAATTTGATCAGCAGCTCAAGATGGAATGTTGTTGAAGCAGtttctaatttttatgaacaTGAAAATGAGTTATACGAGCAAATCTCTGCTTTTAGAACTTCTGATTCTGCCTCTGCTGCTCAGGCAGGTTCATCTGACAACTCTGTCTCATCTTTGAATTCAGGGCCTTTTAGAAGTAGCAGGCATGAAGGTTTAATCAGTCATTTAAGTCAAGCCAGCAAGCCTTCTAATTTTAAACTTTCAGTTCGGAGTAACATATCTCCCGGTAAAAGGAAGAAAAGTACTGAGAACAAGTCAAATAAGAAAGTAAAAAGCAACTCAAAACTGGAATCTAGCGGGTCAAAGCAACCTATGATAACTAGCTTCTTTGGTAAAGTTTTGGTTGATGACTCTAAAGGTGGTGGGACTGGCTTGAAAATTGAGGAATGccctaaggatgaaatcacaTTGCCTGGTGACTTGACTAAATCATATACAGAGAAAATAGATCAGTTTATTCAGATAATAAATGGCAATGAATCGTCAAGAAATTATGTGGCCACCTTACTTGAGAAGACCCAAGGAGATATCAACAGGGCACTGGATACATATTATGGTAATCCTGAAGTGAACCATGATGGGAATACGGAAAATATGGTATTTTCCAGCAAATCAGCTCAGGTCTGGAGCTGTAGTAATGATTGCCCTGTTAGCAAGAATGAAAATGCACTGGAGGAGTCAAGATCTACTCCGGATTCATCTTTGCAAGGACAACCAGTGGAAAATGTTGACGTAACTCTTGTATCATTGCCTCCTGATAAATATAAACCCATTGAGCATG CATGCTGGAGGTCTGACCAGCCTGCTCCATATGTCCATCTTGCACGGACTTTTGACCTTGTTGGCAGTCAAAGGGGAAAGATCAAAGCTACTTCCATGCTTTGCAATATGTTTAGGAG TTTGCTGGCCTTATCCCCTGAGGATGTGCTTCCTGCTGTGTATCTGTGCACCAACAAAATCGCCGCTGATCATGAAAATATT GAATTGAATATTGGCGGTAGTTTGGTTACATCTGCACTGGAAGAAGCTTGTGGGACTAACCGTTCAAAAATAAGGGATATGTACAATGACATGGGTGATCTTG GTGATGTTGCACAAGCATGCCGACAAACCCAAACTTTACTTGCTCCTCCACGACCACTATTAATTAGGGATGTATATTCTGTGCTTCGGAAGATAAG TGTACAAACAGGCAGTGGCAGCACCATGCGGAAGAAAAACCTTATTGTGAATCTTATACGTTCATGTAGAGAGAAGGAGATGAAGTTTCTAGTGAGAACTTTG GTCAGGAATTTGCGAATAGGAGCAATGATGAAAACTGTTCTTCCTGCATTGGCTCAAGCAGTTGTCATGAATTCCTCTCGTGCTCTTTGTCATGAAGGGACAGCAGATTGTCTAAAAGAAAAGCTCCAG GAACTTTCTACAGCAGTAACCGAAGCATATAATGTACTTCCAAATTTG GATTTGCTTGTTCCTTCACTAATGAAGGAAGGTATTGCATTTTCATCATCAACCTTGTCAATGGTTCCGGGAATACCTATTAAACCCATGCTTGCAAA AATTACCAATGGGGTTCCAGAAGTACTGAAGCTTTTTCAAAACAAAGCTTTTACATGTGAATATAA ATATGATGGTCAGCGTGTCCAGATTCACAAATTGGCTAATGGAGCGGTGCGTGTCTTTTCACGAAATGGGGATGAAACAACATTAAGATTTCCagatttaattaatacaattaaagAATCTGCTAAGCCTGCTGCCCAGACTTTCATATTGGATGCTGAG GTAGTTGCAATTGATAGGAAGAATGGTCAGAAGCTGATGTCCTTCCAAGAATTATCTTCAAGAGAAAGAGGAAGCAAAGATTCTTTGATCACagtggacaaaataaag GTTAATATTTGCGTATTTGTGTTTGACATCATGTTTGCTAATGGACAGCA GCTGCTAGGTGTTCCTCTACGCCAAAGAAGGAAAT GTTTGAAGGATTTGTTTCATGATGAGAAGTTGGGTTATTTTGAATATGCAAAAGAAATCATA GTGGAAGCAGATGATGCTTGTTTGACCAGTGAGGCCACATTTACTCAGATAAGCTCTTTTCTTGAAGATGCATTGCAGTTCTCATGTGAAGGAATTATGGTTAAAGCCTTAGATATTGATGCTGGATACCTTCTGTCAAAACGTAGTGATACATGGTTAAAG GTGAAGCGAGACTATGTGGAAGGATTAAGCGATTCCCTTGATTTAGTCCCAATTGGTGCTTGGCATGGCAATGGAAGAAAAGCGGGATG GTACAGCCCCTTCCTCATGGCATGCTACAACCCAGACACTGAAGATTTTCAAAGTGTATGTCGTGTTATGTCTGGATTCTCTGATTCATTTTACAAAGAG ATGAAAGAGTTCTATGCGGGGGATAGGATCTTAGCCAAAAAGCCAGCTTACTATCAAACAGCTGAGGTGCCTGATATGTGGTTCTCTCCAGAACTTATTTGGGAAATAAGAGGTGCGGACTTCACCGTATCACCGGTTCATCAGGCTGCGATAGGATTAGTTCATCCGTCGCGTGGCATCTCAATAAGATTTCCTAGGTTCATTCGCTTGGTTACAGATCGGAACCCCGAGGAATGTAGCACGGCAGCAGATGTAGCTGAAATGTTTCATTCGCAGACTCGAAAGATGGATGTGACGGCCCAACGATGA
- the LOC107912765 gene encoding DNA ligase 6 isoform X3, producing MLPMSSQGTATATKTLALDSTQLYLTAIDSSDSTLSFPSIPSSFPPSKLIPNTRFLVDSFRHSTTTTFSAAYFLSHFHSDHYSGLSPSWSKGIIFCSHLTSLLLIQTLKIPPHFVFPLPLNDPVVVDGCEVILVDANHCPGAVQFLFKVPTKNGSFERYVHTGDCRYCNSMKLNSYLNDFVGCDAIFLDTTYCNPKFVFPSQEESVDYVVSVVDRIGKEFKEKKVLFLVATYVVGKEKILVEVARRCKRKIFVDGRKMEILNVLGYGGDKVFTVDESESNVHVVGWNVLGETWPYFRPNFVRMKEIMEEKGYEKIVGFVPTGWTYEIKRNKFVVRSKDSIEIHLVPYSEHSNYDELREYVKFLKPKKVIPTVGMDIEKLDSKHADKLRRHFAGLVDEMANKKDFLMGFHRGNYGGVEKVEMDASPDLNEDKDMERKQNILEMKSVESKNADITLNDSSPVQKPDLQDSAIPNEEERERIIEELGDSLPRWVTRDQKLNLISSSRWNVVEAVSNFYEHENELYEQISAFRTSDSASAAQAGSSDNSVSSLNSGPFRSSRHEGLISHLSQASKPSNFKLSVRSNISPGKRKKSTENKSNKKVKSNSKLESSGSKQPMITSFFGKVLVDDSKGGGTGLKIEECPKDEITLPGDLTKSYTEKIDQFIQIINGNESSRNYVATLLEKTQGDINRALDTYYGNPEVNHDGNTENMVFSSKSAQVWSCSNDCPVSKNENALEESRSTPDSSLQGQPVENVDVTLVSLPPDKYKPIEHACWRSDQPAPYVHLARTFDLVGSQRGKIKATSMLCNMFRSLLALSPEDVLPAVYLCTNKIAADHENIELNIGGSLVTSALEEACGTNRSKIRDMYNDMGDLGDVAQACRQTQTLLAPPRPLLIRDVYSVLRKISVQTGSGSTMRKKNLIVNLIRSCREKEMKFLVRTLVRNLRIGAMMKTVLPALAQAVVMNSSRALCHEGTADCLKEKLQELSTAVTEAYNVLPNLDLLVPSLMKEGIAFSSSTLSMVPGIPIKPMLAKITNGVPEVLKLFQNKAFTCEYKYDGQRVQIHKLANGAVRVFSRNGDETTLRFPDLINTIKESAKPAAQTFILDAEVVAIDRKNGQKLMSFQELSSRERGSKDSLITVDKIKAARCSSTPKKEMFEGFVS from the exons ATGCTGCCAATGTCATCTCAAGGGACGGCCACCGCCACCAAAACACTTGCGTTAGACTCCACCCAACTTTATCTCACTGCCATAGACTCCTCCGATTCCACCCTTTCTTTTCCCTCTATTCCCTCCTCTTTCCCTCCCTCTAAACTCATACCCAATACCCGATTCCTTGTCGACTCCTTCCGCcactccaccaccaccaccttctCCGCCGCCTACTTCCTCTCCCACTTCCACTCCGACCACTACTCCGGCCTCTCCCCTTCCTGGTCCAAAGGCATCATCTTTTGTTCCCACCTCACTTCCCTCCTCCTCATCCAAACCCTTAAAATCCCGCCTCATTTCGTCTTCCCTTTACCTCTAAACGACCCCGTTGTGGTAGATGGCTGCGAGGTCATTCTCGTTGACGCCAATCATTGCCCCGGTGCTGTCCAATTCCTATTCAAAGTTCCCACAAAAAACGGGAGCTTTGAAAGGTATGTTCACACGGGTGATTGTCGTTATTGTAATTCGATGAAGTTGAATAGTTATTTGAATGACTTTGTTGGTTGTGATGCGATTTTTTTAGATACTACTTATTGTAATCCAAAATTCGTATTTCCTTCTCAAGAAGAATCGGTTGATTATGTAGTTAGTGTGGTAGATAGGATAGGAAaggaatttaaagaaaaaaaggttTTGTTTCTTGTTGCCACTTATGTTGTTGGAAAAGAGAAGATTTTGGTTGAGGTCGCGAGGCGATGTAAGAGGAAGATATTTGTTGATGGGAGGAAAATGGAGATTTTAAATGTTTTGGGGTATGGGGGTGATAAAGTTTTCACGGTAGATGAGAGTGAGAGTAATGTTCATGTCGTTGGTTGGAATGTATTAGGCGAGACGTGGCCGTATTTTCGGCCGAATTTTGTGAGAATGAAAGAGATTATGGAGGAAAAAGGGTATGAGAAGATTGTTGGCTTTGTGCCGACTGGGTGGACTTATGAAATTAAACGGAATAAATTTGTAGTGAGGTCAAAAGATTCAATCGAGATACATCTAGTCCCTTACAGTGAGCATTCTAATTATGATGAGCTTAGAGAATATGTGAAGTTTTTGAAACCAAAGAAGGTTATTCCTACTGTTGGCATGGACATTGAGAAGCTTGACAGTAAGCATGCTGATAAGCTGAGAAGGCACTTTGCTGGTCTGGTTGATGAAATGGCAAATAAAAAGGACTTCCTGATGGGTTTTCATCGCGGCAACTATGGGGGTGTAGAAAAAGTTGAAATGGATGCTAGTCCTGACTTGAATGAGGACAAGGACATGGAGAGAAAGCAAAATATATTGGAAATGAAATCTGTTGAGAGTAAAAATGCAGATATTACTTTGAATGATTCATCTCCTGTGCAGAAACCTGATTTACAAGATTCAGCTATACCGAATGAGGAGGAAAGAGAGAGAATCATTGAGGAATTAGGTGACTCTTTGCCCAGATGGGTGACCAGGGACCAGAAATTAAATTTGATCAGCAGCTCAAGATGGAATGTTGTTGAAGCAGtttctaatttttatgaacaTGAAAATGAGTTATACGAGCAAATCTCTGCTTTTAGAACTTCTGATTCTGCCTCTGCTGCTCAGGCAGGTTCATCTGACAACTCTGTCTCATCTTTGAATTCAGGGCCTTTTAGAAGTAGCAGGCATGAAGGTTTAATCAGTCATTTAAGTCAAGCCAGCAAGCCTTCTAATTTTAAACTTTCAGTTCGGAGTAACATATCTCCCGGTAAAAGGAAGAAAAGTACTGAGAACAAGTCAAATAAGAAAGTAAAAAGCAACTCAAAACTGGAATCTAGCGGGTCAAAGCAACCTATGATAACTAGCTTCTTTGGTAAAGTTTTGGTTGATGACTCTAAAGGTGGTGGGACTGGCTTGAAAATTGAGGAATGccctaaggatgaaatcacaTTGCCTGGTGACTTGACTAAATCATATACAGAGAAAATAGATCAGTTTATTCAGATAATAAATGGCAATGAATCGTCAAGAAATTATGTGGCCACCTTACTTGAGAAGACCCAAGGAGATATCAACAGGGCACTGGATACATATTATGGTAATCCTGAAGTGAACCATGATGGGAATACGGAAAATATGGTATTTTCCAGCAAATCAGCTCAGGTCTGGAGCTGTAGTAATGATTGCCCTGTTAGCAAGAATGAAAATGCACTGGAGGAGTCAAGATCTACTCCGGATTCATCTTTGCAAGGACAACCAGTGGAAAATGTTGACGTAACTCTTGTATCATTGCCTCCTGATAAATATAAACCCATTGAGCATG CATGCTGGAGGTCTGACCAGCCTGCTCCATATGTCCATCTTGCACGGACTTTTGACCTTGTTGGCAGTCAAAGGGGAAAGATCAAAGCTACTTCCATGCTTTGCAATATGTTTAGGAG TTTGCTGGCCTTATCCCCTGAGGATGTGCTTCCTGCTGTGTATCTGTGCACCAACAAAATCGCCGCTGATCATGAAAATATT GAATTGAATATTGGCGGTAGTTTGGTTACATCTGCACTGGAAGAAGCTTGTGGGACTAACCGTTCAAAAATAAGGGATATGTACAATGACATGGGTGATCTTG GTGATGTTGCACAAGCATGCCGACAAACCCAAACTTTACTTGCTCCTCCACGACCACTATTAATTAGGGATGTATATTCTGTGCTTCGGAAGATAAG TGTACAAACAGGCAGTGGCAGCACCATGCGGAAGAAAAACCTTATTGTGAATCTTATACGTTCATGTAGAGAGAAGGAGATGAAGTTTCTAGTGAGAACTTTG GTCAGGAATTTGCGAATAGGAGCAATGATGAAAACTGTTCTTCCTGCATTGGCTCAAGCAGTTGTCATGAATTCCTCTCGTGCTCTTTGTCATGAAGGGACAGCAGATTGTCTAAAAGAAAAGCTCCAG GAACTTTCTACAGCAGTAACCGAAGCATATAATGTACTTCCAAATTTG GATTTGCTTGTTCCTTCACTAATGAAGGAAGGTATTGCATTTTCATCATCAACCTTGTCAATGGTTCCGGGAATACCTATTAAACCCATGCTTGCAAA AATTACCAATGGGGTTCCAGAAGTACTGAAGCTTTTTCAAAACAAAGCTTTTACATGTGAATATAA ATATGATGGTCAGCGTGTCCAGATTCACAAATTGGCTAATGGAGCGGTGCGTGTCTTTTCACGAAATGGGGATGAAACAACATTAAGATTTCCagatttaattaatacaattaaagAATCTGCTAAGCCTGCTGCCCAGACTTTCATATTGGATGCTGAG GTAGTTGCAATTGATAGGAAGAATGGTCAGAAGCTGATGTCCTTCCAAGAATTATCTTCAAGAGAAAGAGGAAGCAAAGATTCTTTGATCACagtggacaaaataaag GCTGCTAGGTGTTCCTCTACGCCAAAGAAGGAAAT GTTTGAAGGATTTGTTTCATGA